A genomic segment from Vicinamibacterales bacterium encodes:
- a CDS encoding DUF6569 family protein, translating to METIKIALRQVQRGDTLTEDRLGMTPLLYPAAGKAQYLTLAEALARGECSVQEVSDSGRVPELHVINKGSLPVLIVDGEQLLGAKQNRIVNLSIMVAPKSKTTIPVTCVEQGRWSTRPGVFRTSDHMMHQTARATKMRHVSQQLRMEQPPRADQGAVWDEISQKAQRMGVSSDTDAMEDIYADRSNRLDRFVDRCTPVEHQVGAVFTLDGHECGVELFDASSTWRTFSPRLVRSWAIDAIEKGKPADRTRRSPEDLIEHLCAGSWKGWPSVGMGWDARFGGNDATSGALLVEDSLVHLAAFAG from the coding sequence ATGGAGACAATCAAAATCGCTTTACGACAGGTTCAACGCGGGGACACGCTCACGGAGGACCGGCTCGGCATGACACCGTTACTGTATCCGGCAGCGGGGAAGGCGCAGTATCTCACGCTCGCGGAGGCGCTCGCCCGTGGTGAGTGCTCGGTTCAGGAGGTTTCCGATTCCGGACGTGTACCGGAACTGCACGTAATCAACAAGGGTTCGCTGCCGGTGCTGATTGTGGACGGGGAACAGCTGCTCGGGGCAAAGCAGAATCGCATCGTGAACCTGAGCATCATGGTGGCACCAAAATCCAAGACGACGATTCCGGTGACGTGTGTTGAGCAGGGCCGATGGTCCACTCGGCCTGGCGTGTTCAGGACAAGCGACCACATGATGCACCAGACGGCGCGGGCAACCAAAATGCGTCACGTTTCGCAGCAGCTGCGTATGGAACAGCCTCCCCGTGCGGACCAGGGTGCGGTGTGGGATGAGATCTCGCAGAAGGCGCAGCGCATGGGGGTGTCCTCAGACACTGACGCGATGGAGGATATCTACGCCGACCGGAGCAATCGCCTGGACAGGTTCGTGGACCGGTGCACTCCGGTGGAGCATCAGGTCGGAGCGGTCTTCACGCTGGATGGGCACGAATGTGGCGTGGAACTGTTCGATGCCAGCTCCACGTGGCGCACGTTCAGTCCACGACTCGTTCGGAGCTGGGCCATCGATGCGATCGAGAAGGGGAAGCCGGCGGACAGGACTCGACGCTCCCCGGAGGACCTCATCGAGCATCTCTGTGCCGGCTCCTGGAAGGGGTGGCCGAGCGTCGGGATGGGATGGGACGCCCGTTTCGGCGGGAATGATGCGACCAGTGGGGCGCTCCTCGTGGAAGACAGCCTCGTACACCTCGCGGCGTTTGCCGGCTGA